In Vigna angularis cultivar LongXiaoDou No.4 chromosome 8, ASM1680809v1, whole genome shotgun sequence, the DNA window TATTCTGTCTCGGGTTAAGATGTAATCGAGGTATATAGTCTTTTACGTTTCAGGTTTTGCATAACCGAAGCGTACATGGCGTGTTAGATTccactttttttactagtgtttgcATATGgactaaacatatttaaccttttttttaatgagttGTGTAGGATTTGCTCAAATTTTATCCAATCAAATTTGCTAACACCCTTAATTTATTAATgtacaattaatatttaaatatgaaaaaaatctaaataaaactttaaaaggCAAATTGTAATCTTACATAATACATTGCAATAGTATTGTATATCCCTAAAATACCATAAAAAAGTACTTATTCTAAATTCCTAAACAACTTTGATAAAAATTAGTTTGGAACATCTTTCAAGATTTTTATCTTATAGTCCAATATGTTAGTTATTGTACAATAAATTTATGAgctttagaattttaattaaaaatataatttggttAATCAGTATACTGAATTTTTATTGTATCGCAACACACCAGATGAACGCGTCAACAATCTCACGAATTTGGCATCAAgaactttaaaattttgttctttagTATAGTTTGGTTTTTTCACACCGCCTCCTTTTGTTATATTGAAGGAAGCtccattttcaaaaatatcccTTATCGAATGAAAGTTCCATGTACCTCCACTTTTATCACTACTCTTTCTCCATGTCACCTACacgtaataaataattaacattaataaaatctcaatattatatatatttatatatataaacaaatactTAATTGATTGGTAATAAGTTGGATATCAAATACTTCaagcaaaatttttaaaatatattacctCTTTATTTCCTATGATTGGTGCCATAAAGAGGttagcttcacttttaagactAGGTTCCATGCTTCCACCAATAGCATATTGAAGCCATCCTTGATAAAAATTATTGGCTACATGTGCATATCCATGACGAATCCtagaaatttatttgtttatcaataagagaaaatagaattgtttattatttcatgtatttttaattatttagtataaaaatacttatttacCTTGGCATACGTTGATTGCAATTAGGACCAAAATGATTGTACACCACTATAACCTTCATATTCTTGTCTCTCAGATATCCATCATCATGTCCAAGAAGCATAACCTTATCTTGGTTTTTGAACCAATTATTGGAGATAGTCACTTCAGTAGAACCTCGTGTTACGTCAAGCAAACCATCTTGACAATCATTAAGTGTATTATGGTCAATCCAAATCTTTGAAGCAGTAACCAATCTTATTGCATCTCCATCTACATGACCTATAGGAATAACCTTTCCTTCAGGCCCCATCACGATCCCATGGGCTTGAGGTTTGCAATGGTGAACTCGAATGTCGTGGATAATTATGTTGGTGGCCTGTAATCAAATAAGCACAGTTACATACATATTAGTAAATcatgaaaatcattttattaatttttattattgtcaCAAGCTTAATTAATGGCAAGTGTTAATTACCTTAAAGATCATTAAGCATGCATTATGAGCGATGTGGACATTAACACCTCGACCATCAATGGTGGTAAAACTACTAATGAGAAGAGGTTTCTCTAGTTTAATTTGCATGTCCTTTTGGAATGTGATCCACACATTACCTTGAATAACAGAAGTTCCATACCTCAAGGTGTTGGGCTTGGGATTTATAGGATCATCACTAGAGTCAGTAACTTTATAATAAATGAGGTCATTCCCAATGTTCTTTATCATCTTGCCAGCATAACCCATAGAACATGTGGCTAATTGATAACGATGTCTCCTCCACTCAGGATTTTTTCTCCAACATTGATCATTAACATTCCTTTTCAAACCATTTATCCTTGATTGATTTGCAAAAGTAAGTtttggaaggagaaagaaaatcaaaagaGGCAAAAACAAGTATTGAGGTTTAAGAAAGGCCATTGTGAAGAATACTTGTTCTTAAGCAAAACCAAGATAAGATAgatagaagaaaaagataatggTGGTTTTATAGTATCTCTTCTTTTTGTATGAAGTTGTGGTGTAAGAAAGTATTATATATGAGAAAAAACTGTTATTGTGTtagtttaagttattttttcaaGCTATGATAAAGCGGGATACTTCACCAAAAGAAGCTATGAATAGAAATAAGTGAGTAGAAAAGTTTAAGTAGTTTTACATCTTAACCTCTTACCTAAATATATGCATTAACTATAAAAGCCAatctacaaaattttaataatattgttttccatggctgaaatttaatttaaaatttattaaatactgatttaaatttaatatcacAGTGTATTGAATATCAATGTCATAAATGGATATTGTAATTAGCATTAACTATTAGAGTTACAACTacaacaaaaactataaattttaaaaataaaagttttagagtcatcatcataatttattttgcacAACTATAGAAACACCATAAAGATAAAGTTTGGCCAATGCGTTCCTTGCAAAATTTCGAGCAACTTTCATACATAAAGTGTCTCAATCCGGGTTTCCTATCAAGTTATAAGCATTTCAAGATTTATGGTATAAAAGTGTTACATGAAAATTTGTTTAAGACTGATATACACTTTAAGCATTTTAACCACAGATATATCATTATAAGATTTTAGATCAATGTATCTCTCTCACTAAATTCAAGCTTCTTGTTAGAATTGAAAGAGCTACAAtatttccaacaaaaaaaataacattatagtAGCATAAAGCATCATATTGGAAAATTCGAAACTTAAAAAAGGTTATTATACAAGTAAGCAATCAACACGGATGGGAAATGGTGGCATACCTCCTAGCTGATGGTATcggagggggtatttttcgaagagtatagctcagcggaattaaaactcagagagtagaaagcgtgttcgatcacaattaaaattaatttggtccttttagtaaaaataattttctttcagaaaattaatcaaacagttgatatacgtaaaataaaatgagtgtagggaataagaagatcaacacaaaatttttatcctggttcgaatcaaaagattctacgtctagtcgttaatcactataaatagtgattaacctttttcactaaaaatcgtttaacagattacaagataatgaataggaataaaatgaaaagaaccactctaccaacttgaagagaaccgctccagcaatcgaccaacgattcacaagcttctcctttcacaagaccaggcagagcaccttgctaacttgaagagagtctgctccgactatcgacacacgatacgcgagcctctcctttcacaagaccaagcaagggaacaatgaacaaaaagctctctaagaacgttcctctgatacatagtgttctaagctttctcagttcaaaaaacgttaccttctgatttctccaaatcaaattatatagccaagtacactgagttccaaaggtcagctctcaattgccatgaataatcgattattgtaagtgataatcgattattcaagtccgttacaggttttcaaaaatgtgataatcgattatatgaagtgataatcgattattcaagtatgacttgtgataatcgattattgcttaaccataatcgattatactagtaaaaattacaatgtttaacattttcctactacattcaaaatctacaagttgcttttttaaatattttcctactacaaacaaaatctataagttgcagcatcatcaaaacacatcttcaggttttaccaatactccttattggtaacaatctccccatttttgatgatgatcaaaaactctctttttaaaAGCAACTCAGGTTTACCTGCaacatatataaactaatgGACAACCACAGAGTTAGCAGTACCTGtacaattaaaaaactatttttttctttaatcctccccttatatttcttctccccctttttgatcataagcaaaaagaataATGTAATAACCTCCCCCGTAATATGAGCTCCCCCTCAAAAATTGAATATATGCACAAAATGAAAGCTCATTATATTAAGAATAGAAAGGAAttacatgaaattcataaagattaagaaactaaataccataaagaaaataacataacaatcaaACTTAGAGGCCTAAAAACCTAGAATTCAGGACTAGGAGAACGTTCAGGAGGTGGGATATTAAGATGACcctcgatgttagataggcgaacatcaagatcaagaaattgatcaaccatgtactcatcaacagatcgctgccactcataaatctcctcaaagtgagtcttttgtgcaagactcatatcctccaactgtttagataaccttgcaaaatgttcttccatagaagttgaggaagaggagggtatgttggatggtTCAGCATCAGACGGAGCAGCAGCACTTAATGGGTCAGCCATATGAATATCCAtgccatcatcttcatctacatcaggatggtcatcatctttgtgaataaggactctgcctctagtaatgaatcccatttgACGAAAGGTAGTATCTCCAATTTCTGATCCCACAGCTTCAATAGTTTGAACGAGTTCTCCTTCAACAGGTACacctttgaattctaaaatcctagaaataagaagagcatagggaaattgatatgaatgggatttcttggcttttaccattgtgtcagcaatgagagcaggccagtcgatgtgtatgtgatttagaaTCCCATACAACAGAAGTAAATCCTgctcagagcattgagcatggtttgttgctctaggacataaaatccaaacaatcaagtagtggatcatcctttcttcaactttaaaacctCCAACCAGTAATTGCCTTCTATTTGTTTGCCGTTCAGGATGACGCAGGAAGGATTGAAAAGTCATCATCCTGTTGAAATCTTCAAGTCCTAAAtggactttgacagcatcatcccagatgggaagttgagcaacatttgtccaaacgtcatcatctaaaatgatgcgtactcccttgaccttagtagatattatcccatctcgatagcgcaagttgaagtagaagactctTATAAGATCAGGATAAATGCATCCTTTTTGTTCTAACAGATACGTTAACCCCTGCTCAACAAAagtgtttggaaattgaaagccatagaagcggaaaaagtcaagacgaataaactttaccgccatgatctTCCTTTCTTGCCAGGAATTAACAAATTCTGCATGTTTCCCTGGATCTGATATccatccatctatgtttgcaagacgtggttgagaagaagaggaggctcCAGCTGTTCTGCGACGGTGCCTTCTTGAGTGAGCCATGgaggaagaatgggaaaatgagattttgagaaggtaaagagaaatgaagaagatttgaGCTCTAGATTTGATTTCAGCAGTATTTAGGTGCAAAGGAgtgtgtaataatcgattatggggggctatttataagaaaaatggaaaagttagccgtttatggccgtttatagccgttatgggatgctccaacgactcttttttttgaaactgtcagtgcgataatcgattatggctcgtgataatcgattatccgttcaataattactgcccagaattgcatgataatcgattatgcataatgataatcgattatctgctcaagattttccagaattgaattttaaacatgaataatcgattataacttagtgataatcgattatgaagcgttaagtttacgaaaaatgcaaaaatttgcatagattttgattctaagatatgtctaacactcctaactctcttctaagctcaaaaaatctatctttaggTAGAGCCTTGgtaaagatatcagctaattgatgtaaggtatcaacatattcaatttgacaatcccccttttgaatatgatctcttaagaaatggtgcctaatttctatatgcttagttcttgaatgcattatggggttcttggtcaaatttatcgcact includes these proteins:
- the LOC108344199 gene encoding pectate lyase 1 — translated: MGYAGKMIKNIGNDLIYYKVTDSSDDPINPKPNTLRYGTSVIQGNVWITFQKDMQIKLEKPLLISSFTTIDGRGVNVHIAHNACLMIFKATNIIIHDIRVHHCKPQAHGIVMGPEGKVIPIGHVDGDAIRLVTASKIWIDHNTLNDCQDGLLDVTRGSTEVTISNNWFKNQDKVMLLGHDDGYLRDKNMKVIVVYNHFGPNCNQRMPRIRHGYAHVANNFYQGWLQYAIGGSMEPSLKSEANLFMAPIIGNKEVTWRKSSDKSGGTWNFHSIRDIFENGASFNITKGGGVKKPNYTKEQNFKVLDAKFVRLLTRSSVLSLLLPPCSPILPLRSLPFFPSVTTVASAAVASSADASSTATSATTASAAPDRHLQAALDRQATPNRRALRRCCLRRCWLRRSRSTGPYRHRQATPDRQALRHCCLRRCWLRRSRSTGPDRHRQAAPDRRALRRCCLRHSSPILALLLRPAQ